Proteins encoded together in one Miscanthus floridulus cultivar M001 chromosome 16, ASM1932011v1, whole genome shotgun sequence window:
- the LOC136511508 gene encoding probable sodium/metabolite cotransporter BASS4, chloroplastic — MVTYHPSLSLLRPSVLTARASVIGRCPTPNAFVSTPVVSAVPLRLRPLRAAAGGAASPVGGDNGGKRAVPPSALLDFARSNFLPLALISGVILGLLDPTLGCLAHEYSLSKFSTFGIFVMSGLTLRTKELGTALEAWPAGLYGLGSILLLTPFVSQFIMQVQFFPREFITGLAIFCCMPTTLSSGVILTQLVGGNSALALAMTVASNLLGIIIVPLSLARYIGTGAGVSLPTEKLFRSLVTRLLIPLIIGKVAREASKGIADFVDRNQQGFSVGNAVLLSLVPWIQISRSRALILSVQVEAFAAAITVGVLIHLALLAFNIAMLHILSRLGKKGDSVFAKKEYTRAVILVSSQKTLPVMITVVEQLGGALGESGLLVIPCVFAHINQIIVDSIIVNWWRRRDQQFSNPK, encoded by the exons ATGGTAACCTACCATCCCTCCCTGTCCCTGCTCCGCCCATCCGTCCTCACCGCCCGGGCCAGCGTCATCGGCCGGTGCCCAACACCCAACGCCTTCGTGTCCACCCCCGTCGTCTCTGCGGTGCCCCTTCGCCTGCGGCCTctgcgcgccgccgccggtggaGCAGCCTCGCCG GTCGGTGGCGATAATGGAGGCAAACGCGCGGTTCCGCCTTCCGCGCTGCTCGACTTCGCGCGTAGCAACTTCCTCCCGCTTG CTCTCATTAGTGGGGTCATACTCGGTCTCCTAGATCCTACTCTTGGATGCCTTGCTCACGAATACTCCCTGTCGAAGTTCAGCACTTTTGGGATATTCGTTATGTCAG GACTGACCCTGCGAACTAAGGAGCTTGGTACAGCATTAGAAGCTTGGCCTGCTGGATTATATGGACTA GGATCTATTTTGCTGCTTACACCCTTTGTTTCTCAATTTATCATGCAAGTTCAGTTCTTCCCTCGTGAATTTATCACTG GATTAGCTATATTTTGCTGCATGCCAACAACATTATCAAGTGGAGTCATACTAACACAG CTTGTTGGTGGTAATTCTGCACTTGCTCTTGCAATGACAGTTGCATCCAATTTACTTGGCATTATAATT GTACCTCTTTCTCTTGCAAGATATATTGGCACTGGAGCTGGGGTGTCTTTGCCTACTGAGAAGTTATTTAGAAGTCTGGTCACCAGACTTCTAATCCCTCTTATTATAGGGAAG GTTGCTCGAGAAGCCTCAAAAG GTATTGCTGATTTTGTTGATAGAAACCAACAAGGATTTTCAGTTGGAAATGCAGTTCTTCTCAGCCTA GTCCCATGGATTCAAATAAGTAGATCAAGAGCATTGATCTTATCTGTTCAAGTGGAAGCTTTTGCTGCTGCTATTACTGTTGGAGT GCTTATACATCTTGCACTGTTGGCTTTCAACATTGCAATGTTGCATATCTTGTCACGTCTTGGAAAGAAAGGGGATTCAGTCTTTGCAAAGAAAGAGTACACACGAGCTGTCATTTTGGTGTCCAGTCAG AAAACATTGCCAGTGATGATAACTGTGGTTGAGCAGCTTGGAGGAGCCCTCGGGGAGTCCGGACTTCTAGTCATCCCTTGTGTTTTTGCACACATTAACCAG ATCATTGTCGATTCTATCATAGTAAATTGGTGGCGCAGGAGGGATCAACAGTTTAGTAATCCAAAGTAA
- the LOC136511303 gene encoding uncharacterized protein, translating to MNCTVLTWIYGTINADLQQSTMLKNPNAHVAWLHLEDEFLGQRESRSLLLSVEFRTAKQGSSSITDFYRHHETTATLRDFGDPVGDRTLVLTLLRGLNGKFRPMVTNIKLRQPFPTFTEARTLLLLEEIDLNDVIADTDAPPTPAPPTLITDSSGSGTRALSGRSGGAPVHGSATGGGQGNRRQPRGRGGKQQQNQQPGTPTAGGPRPPPLLYNTWAGTVQFWPHPQ from the coding sequence ATGAACTGCACCGTCCTCACGTGGATCTACGGGACGATCAACGCCGACCTGCAGCAGTCCACCATGCTGAAGAACCCGAATGCCCACGTCGCCTGGCTCCACCTGGAGGACGAATTCCTCGGCCAGCGTGAGTCGCGCTCGCTGTTGCTGTCCGTCGAGTTCCGCACGGCGAAGCAAGGGTCATCCTCCATCACGGACTTCTACCGACACCATGAGACGACCGCAACCCTCCGCGACTTCGGCGACCCCGTCGGCGACCGCACCCTCGTCCTCACACTACTCCGCGGCCTCAACGGCAAATTCCGCCCCATGGTGACGAACATCAAGCTACGCCAGCCGTTCCCGACCTTCACGGAGGCACGCACGCTGCTGCTCCTTGAGGAGATCGACCTCAACGACGTCATCGCCGACACTGACGCCCCACCCACCCCAGCGCCGCCGACACTCATCACCGACTCGTCCGGCTCTGGGACCCGTGCTCTCTCCGGCCGTTCAGGTGGCGCTCCTGTCCACGGCAGTGCCACTGGTGGCGGCCAGGGCAATCGCCGCCAACCCCGTGGCCGCGGCGGCAAGCAACAGCAGAACCAGCAGCCCGGCACGCCCACTGCTGGTGGCCCACGTCCACCCCCGCTCCTCTACAACACGTGGGCGGGGACGGTTCAGTTCTGGCCACATCCACAGTAG